One Helicobacter suis HS1 genomic window, TTTTATGTGTGCCATGCATGTTTAAATGATAAAAATATACTCAAACAGGTGTTAAGAGCCAAAAATATCCCTAGGGATAAAAAATATGTGCAAGCATGGCTAGAGGAGATCAGGACATATGAGTGAAATTACCTTAAAAGAATTTGCCTCAGAATTGGGCAGAACGGATACAAAGGCGGTGATTGAGGAGGCCAAAGAGATGGGGTTAAATCTCAAGGCTAATTCTAAGCTAGATACAGAGACAGCGGGTAAACTTTATGATTTTATTATCAATAAAAATGCCCCTCGTGTATCCAAAGCCCCTACAAAGCAAGAAAGCGCTGATCAAAAGCCCAAAGCTAAAACTAAGACCAAAGAGATAAAAGAACAGCCTTCTAAAGTCTCTACTAAACCTGCTCCTGCTACCCCTGTTAAAAAGCGTAGTATTGAAATTGTTAGCGCAGAAGAAAAGGAAAAAAAATCCCCTCCAGCTGCTAAGAGTACCCCAAGCAAAATTAACCCAACCCAAACTAAAGACACACCCATTAAAAAAACACCCTCTCCCTCTACTCCTACAACCAACCCTCTTTTAGGGCGTACCCGTGGTATCCGTATTGTTAAACGCACCGATCAAGAGGAGGCAGCCCTCGCCCAAGAAGCCTTAAAAGCTACAACTAATGCAACCAAGCCCAAAGAGGAGCGCAAGCCTAAAAAGTCTACAAAGCCCCCTAAAAATGCGGCTAAACCGGGGAGCAAACGGGGGGCACAAAAACTTGATTTTGCGCAGGATAGAAGTTTTCATGATCTCTATGAGGAAGAACAAGATGAGGTACTTCTCTTTGATCTCCATGTTAAAGATGAGGAGGAGATTGAGGAGAGCGCCCCTAAACCTTTAAGCGATCGGGTTAAAATCCAACGCAAAAACCCTTGGATGAGTGAGGGGGGAATCCGCCGTTCGGCTAAAAAAAGACGAATTTATCGCCCCGAAAACGCTCCTAAAAGCGTGCAAAATAGCATCGTTGTTTCTGAGGAAGTGCGGGTGTATGAATTTGCTGAAAGCGCTAACCTCAACCTAGCCGATGTGATTAAAACTTTATTTAATTTGGGCATGATGGTTACTAAAAACGACTTTTTAGATCGCGATGCCATTGAAATTTTAGCCGAAGAGTTTGGACTAGAGGTGGCTATAGAGAGTACACAGGTCTTTACAGAGGAGGAGCAAACAGAGCAGGAACAAGATTTAGCAGAGCGCGCCCCTGTGGTAACAATTATGGGGCATGTTGATCATGGCAAAACCTCTTTACTGGATAAAATCCGTAACCAAAGAGTAGCCGGAAGCGAAGCTGGAGGAATTACTCAGCACATCGGGGCTTACATGGTTACTAAGGGGGATAAGAAAATTGCCTTTATTGATACCCCCGGACACGAGGCTTTTAGTGCGATGCGCAAACGAGGGGCACAGGTTACTGACATCGCTATTATTGTAATCGCCGCAGATGATGGAGTCAAACCCCAAACAGTAGAGGCCTTTAAACAAGCCAAAGAGGCAGGGGTGCAAATCATCGTAGCGATGAATAAAATAGATAAAGAAAATGCCAATGTAGATAAACTTAAGGCTGCATGTGCGGAACTAGGTTTTAATCCAAGAGATTGGGGCGGGGAGTATGAATTTATCCCCATTTCGGCTAAAACAGGGGAGGGGATAGACACGCTTTTAGAAACCATTTTAATTCAAGCAGAGATCATGGAACTTAAAGCCGCACCCGGGGCTAGTGCGCGAGCTGTAGTGTTAGAGGGGAGTGTAGAGAAAGGGCGCGGAGCGGTGGCTACGGTGATTGTGCAAAATGGAACGCTAAAAGTAGGCGATGCAGTGGTGGCCGATGTAGCCTTTGGTAAAGTGCGCACCATGACAGATGATCTAGGGCAAAATCTTAAAGCCCTTTTGCCCTCTGAAATGGCAGTTATCACCGGGCTTAGCGAAGTGCCTGCTGCTGGATCGGTTTTAATGGCGGTGGATAGTGAAAACACGGCTAGGTCTTTAGCCAACAAAAAAGCGACTTATCTACGCCAAAAAGCCCTCAGTAAGAGTACTAAAGTACACCTAGATGAGTTAGCGATGATGGTGGCTAATAAAGAGTTACAAAATATCCCTGTGGTACTCAAAGCCGATACACAGGGTAGTTTAGAGGCGATCAAACAAAGTCTACTAGCCCTTAATAATGAGGAGGTGGGTATTCAGATTTTAAGCGCGGGCGTGGGAGGGATTAGCGAAAATGATTTAAGTTTAATAGCCAATAACGAACATGCCCTTGTGCTAGGTTTTAATATCCGCCCAACGGGCAATGTCCGCACCAAAGCCAAAGAGTTACGCGTAGAGATTAAAACCTATAGCGTGATTTATAGCCTATTAGATGATATGAAGGCGCTTGTAAGCGGACTAATGAGTCCGGTGATTGAGGAGGAGGATACAGGTCAAGCACAAGTACGCGAAACCTTTGTAATTCCTAAAGTGGGCACGGTGGCTGGGTGCATGGTTGTTGATGGGGTGATTAATAAAGGAATTAAAGTACGCTTAATCCGCGAGGGGGTGGTGGTACATGTGGGTAAAATTATCTCGCTTAAGCGCTTTAAAGATGATGCGCAGGAAGTGGGTAAGGGCTATGAGTGTGGGATCATGCTCGAGCACTTTAACGATGTGCAAGTGGGCGATGTTTTTGAAAGCTTTAGAGAAATTAAAAAGACAAGGGTACTGTAATGAGTGTACATGCAAAAAGATTAGATGCAAGATTACTTGAATACCTACAGGAGGCCTTAGGCGCTTTAGATAATCCAGAATTAAGTAACCTCACCCTCACGGCGGTACACTGCTCTAGGGGCAAATACCACGCTGTGATCTATGTAGATGGCTCGTTTATAGACACAAAACAAAGGGGCGCATTGCTCAAGGCGCTTAAAAAGGCCACACCAATACTTCGCGCCCATGTTTTACAGGTGAGTGGGTGGTTTAAATGCCCGCAACTAGCCTTTGAATTTGACACCCAGTTAGAGCAAGCACAAAAACTAGACGATCTCTTTGCCCGCATTGGTTTATAATGGACAACACAGAACTAGAAAATCTCTTAGAGACAACGCTTAAGGGTATGGGTTGTGCGCTCTATGATGTGGCTTTTTTAAAGGAAAATAAAAGAGATATTTTGCGTATCAGTATTAAGGCGCTAGAAGGCCCCACAAGTTTAGACATCTGTGAGGAGGCGAGTTTACTCATCTCCCCTCTTTTAGATGTGCACGCCCCCTTTAAAAATGCCTATACGCTAGAGGTGAGTTCTATGGGATTAGAGCGTAGTTTAAGCAAGCTCAAGCATTTCAAACTCTCCATTGGGGATTTAGTGGAATGCAAAACCATAGAAAATACCCGCTTAAAAGGTGTGATACAGGCCGTAAATGGCTCTAGTATTGTATTGCAGTGTGCAGAAGGGCTAGAAAACCTGCCCTTTGAAAATATTAAGAAAGCCAAAACGATCTTTGAATTTAATACAGCAAAACCTTAAGATTTACTTGAGCTCTGTAACGCTTTGGCCTCCAATGCCCCAGTCATCTGTATCAACCTCCTCAATAATCACTACAGTTCTTGCCCTCTTTTTACAAAGTACATTAACTAACATCCGTATACCCTTCAATCAAAGCCTTCTTGTTCTCTACACTCAGAGGGGTAGACTCGCGCGTAAGTTTAATATTTACAAGAGGCATGCTCGCTCCTTAAAAATGATATAGAGATTTAAAGAAACCTAAAAAACCCACTAAAAAAGCCAAAAAATTTTTACATGAAACACAATCAAGAAGTCTTAAGATTTTTTCCTAACCTCTGTAATGCTTTCGCCCCCAAAGCCATAACTATCTGGATTAATCTCTTCAATGATCACTACGGTTCTTGCCCTGCTTTTTCCCAGTACATTAACCAATAAATCCGTAGCCCCTTTAATTAAAGCCTTTTTTTTCCTTAGCATTAAGAGGAGTGGCTTCCTGTGCAACCTTAATATTAATAAGAGGCATGTTAGCTCCTTAAATGATGTGTAGAGGTTTATATTAGCGTAAAAATTTCCACATTAACTAAACTCGGTTAAAACAGACTTTTTTAACTCTAGAAAAAAAGAGATCAAAAAACGCGCCCTTAGCGTTTGATACACTGCTATACAATTTACATCTTACCCGCTAAGTGGGTTTTGCCAAAGTTAATTAAAAATAGCAAATGCCCTATAGATGCTTGTGTGGTGTTTTCCTTTGGCTTTTTCTATCTGTTATTTTAAAAATTTGGTGTACATAGAGGTTTTAACCAGTTTGCCCACATAAGTATTACTATCTTTAGCGATCTTTAAACGGTCTCCTTGCACTTAAATAGCCCATAAAATTTAAAAAGTCCTATCTGCAAGAAAGCCAACAGGCTTACTATGAAGAACAAATTAAACGCGTATTGAAATAGACTACATAATCACACATACAACCTAGAAACTACTAAGGCTAACAATAAGTATTATGAAAGTAATCACAAAAAGATACATTGCCCTACGAATATGATAAGCACGCTCAGAACGCTTATGTAAGCTTCCTACAAGCGGTAACAATGTTAATAACAAATCGGTAAAAAGAAACACACAGGCGACAATAAAGATGCCAATAATATAACCAATTATCATAAAAACTTCTCCTTGTATAGTGTAGTAGATACAGAAACATTTTCTGTAATTCTTGTAGTATAACAGCACCTTTTATCAGAGAGCATTTTAGTTTCTAATGGAGGTATGTTGAGATAGGGACACTCAATGGACAACGGACCCAGACATAGAAATTCGTAACACCGATTTATTTTCTATTTCTTGTGGTGGAATTTACAAGTGCACCTAGATAATCCAAATCTCATGGGCAAATACCATAAAATTGCTTCATAGAGATCGCCTTGTTTAAACATGATCTAACCCCCACTCTAACATAAAGATGCGCTCCCTCTTTTT contains:
- the infB gene encoding translation initiation factor IF-2; the encoded protein is MSEITLKEFASELGRTDTKAVIEEAKEMGLNLKANSKLDTETAGKLYDFIINKNAPRVSKAPTKQESADQKPKAKTKTKEIKEQPSKVSTKPAPATPVKKRSIEIVSAEEKEKKSPPAAKSTPSKINPTQTKDTPIKKTPSPSTPTTNPLLGRTRGIRIVKRTDQEEAALAQEALKATTNATKPKEERKPKKSTKPPKNAAKPGSKRGAQKLDFAQDRSFHDLYEEEQDEVLLFDLHVKDEEEIEESAPKPLSDRVKIQRKNPWMSEGGIRRSAKKRRIYRPENAPKSVQNSIVVSEEVRVYEFAESANLNLADVIKTLFNLGMMVTKNDFLDRDAIEILAEEFGLEVAIESTQVFTEEEQTEQEQDLAERAPVVTIMGHVDHGKTSLLDKIRNQRVAGSEAGGITQHIGAYMVTKGDKKIAFIDTPGHEAFSAMRKRGAQVTDIAIIVIAADDGVKPQTVEAFKQAKEAGVQIIVAMNKIDKENANVDKLKAACAELGFNPRDWGGEYEFIPISAKTGEGIDTLLETILIQAEIMELKAAPGASARAVVLEGSVEKGRGAVATVIVQNGTLKVGDAVVADVAFGKVRTMTDDLGQNLKALLPSEMAVITGLSEVPAAGSVLMAVDSENTARSLANKKATYLRQKALSKSTKVHLDELAMMVANKELQNIPVVLKADTQGSLEAIKQSLLALNNEEVGIQILSAGVGGISENDLSLIANNEHALVLGFNIRPTGNVRTKAKELRVEIKTYSVIYSLLDDMKALVSGLMSPVIEEEDTGQAQVRETFVIPKVGTVAGCMVVDGVINKGIKVRLIREGVVVHVGKIISLKRFKDDAQEVGKGYECGIMLEHFNDVQVGDVFESFREIKKTRVL
- the rbfA gene encoding 30S ribosome-binding factor RbfA, with the translated sequence MSVHAKRLDARLLEYLQEALGALDNPELSNLTLTAVHCSRGKYHAVIYVDGSFIDTKQRGALLKALKKATPILRAHVLQVSGWFKCPQLAFEFDTQLEQAQKLDDLFARIGL
- a CDS encoding ribosome maturation factor RimP, with the protein product MDNTELENLLETTLKGMGCALYDVAFLKENKRDILRISIKALEGPTSLDICEEASLLISPLLDVHAPFKNAYTLEVSSMGLERSLSKLKHFKLSIGDLVECKTIENTRLKGVIQAVNGSSIVLQCAEGLENLPFENIKKAKTIFEFNTAKP
- a CDS encoding tautomerase family protein, with the protein product MLVNVLCKKRARTVVIIEEVDTDDWGIGGQSVTELK
- a CDS encoding tautomerase family protein, giving the protein MLRKKKALIKGATDLLVNVLGKSRARTVVIIEEINPDSYGFGGESITEVRKKS